The nucleotide sequence GAAGAACGGAATCAGACCCGGAAAAACTGACAAAACTGTACGAGGAGGGCTACCAGCAGGCCAGAAAACAGATGGAAGATTTAAAACGTTATCTGGGGTGCAGTAAAACACAGACGATTTAATACAGTATCCGGGATGCGGTGAAAAGAGGTGACAGCTTTTGGGACAGCAGTATTTCAATAAGGCATTGTCAGATTTTGTAAAGGATATGGCAAACGGCGGCGCCATCCGCCATCTGGCGGATTTGGGCTATACCGTAAAACAGATTGCAGAAACCATTGATTACCCGGCGTCCCAAAAACAGGTGGCAGAAAGGGTATGGCGTTATTATCTGGAGCAGGGGATGATTCTGCTGGAAGAACCGTCTGCAGGCACTGCCCTGGAAAAAGTCACCTATGTAAAAGAATACGGGAGGTACGGAAAAGTGCATTTCCGGAAAGTGGCAGAACCGGTGGAGAATGGTTCTGCTGAATATATTCCCTGTGATTTTGGCCGGAAGCGGTATCAGGATGAAGCATTATTTCTGAAAGAGCTTGAATGCCTGGAGGAACAGGACCGGGACTATATTCTGGGACTGCCCTGGCCCCTGCAGCGGGTCTGGCATGTGGCAGATAAGAGAATGACAGGAATCATGGACAGGCTGTCAGAAACTGCTGAAAGAACATTCCCGGCATTGCCGGAGAGGAGATAGCATATGAAGATATTTCATCTGTCGGATTTGCATATTGGCAGACAATTATACAATTACAGCCTCAGAGATAATCAGCAGGCGGTTCTTTCTCAGATTGTGAAACAGGCCGGCCTGCACAGGCCGGATGTGATTTTAATCTGCGGCGATATTTTTGACCGCTCAGTGCCTTCCGGAGAGGCTTATACTATTTTTGACAGATTTCTGCAGGAACTTTCAGAATTGAGCCCTCAGATTCCGGTTCTGGTGATTGCCGGAAATCATGATAATGCCCAGCGGCTGAATTACGCCAGTTCTTTTCTGGAAAAGCATCGGATATATGTGTCGGTAATGGCTCCCACCCGGCCGGAGGAACATCTGAAAAAGATTGTGCTGGAGGACGACTGGGGAGAGGTGAATTTCTATCTGCTGCCCTTTTTAAAGCCCGGCTATGTGAGGCATCTGTTTGAGGAAGGGACGGTGACAGATTATGAAAGCGCGGTGCGGGAAATCCTGCTGCGGGAGGAAATTGATTACAGCAAACGGAATGTATTGCTGTCCCATCAGTTTTATACCGGGACAGGGCAGGAAACTCAGACCTGCGATTCGGAACAGTCTGTGCTGATGGTGGGAGGACTGGACAATATTGACGTCTCCGTGGTGGAAAAATTTGACTACGCTGCCCTGGGACATATTCACGGCCCTCAGAAAGTAAAATTTCCTCATATCCGCTACTGCGGGACGCCCCTGAAATATTCTGTCAGCGAGGAACATCATAAGAAATCCATTACCATGGCCGCGCTGGGACAAAAGGGGGAAGAAATCCGTATAGAAACCATACCCCTGGAGCCTGTATATGACGTGCGGCGGGAACGGGGACTTCTGCAGGAAATTATCGGAAGAGCCACCCAGGAAAACCGCCGGGATTTTGTCAGCGTTACCCTGACGGATGAAAAGGAGCCTTACCATCCCAGAGAGCAGTTAGAGGAGGTCTATGAACATCTGCTGGAGATTAACATCGACAATACCAGAACCAGAAATCTTCTGGAAATCCAGGAGGAAAGCTGCAGTTTTCTGAGTCCCATGGAGGCTTTCCGGGGATTTTATCAGGAAATGCAGGGGCAGCCATTGGGAGAGGAAGAGGAACGGTTAATCGGAGAAGTTCTGGAGGAACTGGGAGGAGAACAATGAAAATAAGAAACATTCCGGAAGAACCGGGAGGAGAACGATGAAACCCATAAAACTTGTTATGTCAGCCTTTGGCTCTTATGCCGGAGAGGAAGTTCTGGATTTTCGGGACAGAAACCAGGGGGTGTTTCTGATTACCGGAGACACAGGAGCCGGAAAAACCACCATATTTGACGCCATCACCTATGCATTGTACGACCAGACCAGCGGCGGGCTGCGGGAAGGAGATATGATGCGCAGCCAGTACGCGGAGCCGGAAACGCCCACGTTCGTGGAATTTACGTTTTCCTGCGGGAAAGAAGAATACAGAGTTCGCCGCAACCCCAATTACCGGAGGCAGAGCAAACGGAAGAACAAAGAAGGAACATACGCCATGACGAAAGAATCCGCTTCCGCTGCACTGTGGCTGCCGGACGGACAGGAATTTCCAGGGAAAATCAGGGAAATCAATGAGAAAATTGTGGAAATTCTGGGCCTGGGAGCATCCCAGTTCACCCAGACTGCCATGATTGCCCAGGGGGAATTTCTGCGGCTTCTCCATGCTTCTTCCAGAGAGCGGAAAGAAATATTTGCCAGAATATTTGACACCGGGGTTTATGCTGCCCTCCAGATGAAACTGCGGGAGCGGAGCAAATGCCTGTACGGGCAGCTTGAGGATAACCGGAAGCTCTGTGACCATGAAATACAGGGGGTACGGTATCTGCCGGACAGTACCGCCGGAAATTTATGGGAGGAAAGCCGCGGTCTGCTGGAGACAAACCCGGAGCAGATACTGGAAAGTCTGGACGCATTGATTCGGGAGCTGGAGGCCGGGGAAACAGAAGTACGGTCCAGGGAGGAGACACTTCGGAAAGAGCTGGAAGAAAATGCCTGGAAGCTCCGGCAGGCCAGGGAAATCAATCAGTTATTTCAGCGGATAGAAGAAGCAGAGGGTGAGATTGCCAGAGGCAGAAAAGAGGTGCGGCAGCAAAAGGAGCAGGAGCAGAAAAAGATCGTGGAGCTCCAGGAGAGTACCTGCAGATATGAGAGGCGAATGCCGGAACTGTCGGAGCAGATTGCCGGATGGCGCAGTTATCTGCCGAAGTATGCACTGCTGAAAGAAAAACAGCAGGCGGCAGCGCAGGCTCAAAAACACCAGAAACAGGTAGAAAGTAACTGTCGTCAGGTGCAGCAGCAACTGGAAACGGTAATTGTTTCCCAGGAACAGGCACAGAAACAGCAGCAGATTCTGGAAGAAACAGCGGTAAATCTGCCCTTGCTTGAGGAACAGGTGAAATCCCTGGCAGACCGTCAGTCTTTGCTGGAAGAAATGAGTGAAACGTTAAAACGCCTGAATCATCAGGAAAGAAAGCGGGAAGAACAGCGGCGAAAGACAGAGACATCTCTGCAGATATTTCAGGAAAAAAGCAGGGAATACGAGGAAAAAAATCAGCGCTTTATCAGAGAACAGGTGGGAATGATTGCAGAAACCCTCCGGGAGGGAGAACCCTGTCCCGTATGCGGTTCCCGGATTCATCCCCAAAAAGCGAAACTGTCCGAGGGAGCAGTTACCCGGCGACAGGTGGAACAGGCCAAAAAGGAGCGGGAACAGGCAGACCAGGACTTGAATCTGTGCAGGGAAGTATTTCAGAAGGTGCAGGAAACCTGCGAGAAGGAGAAATACCGGTTGGAACAGGATGGTGCACGAATGTTTGGCGGAGCATTTCATCCGGAAATGATTCCTTCGGCCCTGACTGATTGCCGAGAAAAGGCGGAGCAGACAAAGGCCCGGTTAAAAGAAGGAAAAATGCAGGAAAAGAAACTGCAGCAGTTGAAGGAAAGGCAGCAGCAGTTACAGCAGGAGAAAGAAAGACTGGAGCAGGAGAAAGAAGCATTTACGCAGAAACAGTATGAAGCAAAGCTGGCTTTTGAGACTGCCGCCCAGGCCGGACAGTCCCTGCTGGAGGAACTGCCTTTTTCCTCAGAGCGTGAACTGAAACAGCATCTGGAACAGGCGGAACAGGAAAAAGCCGGACTGGAAAGCGAGAAGTCCCGGTCAGAGAAGTCTTTACAGAAGCTGCAGCAGGAACTGGCCCGGAATCAGGGAATCCTGACGGAACAGCAGAAAAATCTGGAACTGTTAAAGCAGCAGTCGGAGGGAAAGGAACCGGTGGATACCGCTCCTGTGCTGGAACGGGAGCAGCAGTTAAAGAAGCAGGCTCAGAAACTGGAGCAGGAAAAATTGCAGCTTGTTTCTTTCATAAGCCGGAACAGCCAGGCCAGGCAGCAGCTTGGCAGACTGGAACACCAGCGAAAATCTTTAAAAGAACAGTATGAGCTTGTCAGCAATCTGGATAAAACGGCCAACGGCAATCTGGCACAGCATATCCGGATGGATTTTCAGACCTATGTGCAGCGCCGCTATTTTCATTCCATTATCAGGGAGGCCAACCGGCGGCTGGTGAAGATAAACGGCAGTCAGTTTATTCTGCGGTGCCGGGAGCTGGAAAATCTTGGCAGACAGGGAGAAGCCGGGCTGGATCTGGATGTGTACGATCTGGTAACGGACCGGGTGCGGGACGTAAAAACCCTTTCCGGGGGAGAGTCATTTCTGGCAGCCCTTTCCATGGCCCTTGGCATGGCGGATGTGATTCGCAATACTGCAGGCCGGGTACACCTGGACACCATGTTTATCGACGAGGGATTCGGTTCCCTGGATGAAGAAGCCAGACGCAGAGCCATCGGAATTCTGAATGAGCTGGCAGGAGATACCCGTCTGGTAGGTATTATTTCCCATGTGACAGAGTTGAAAGAGCAGATGGAGAGGAAACTGGTAATCAGTAAAAGCCAGAAGGGCAGTCATGCCAGATGGGTACCGGATGGACAGACGTATTTCAGATAGTGGCATTGCGTTACTTTTTATAACAGAGAGGAACAGCAGGAGATACTCAGAATGGATATGGCAATTTTGTCAGATGGTGAAGTGCAGGGTATCATTGAATTTTGCAGTATACCCAGAAGCCGGAGTGAAATTGCCAGCTACCTTCGCATAAAAACCATTTATTACGTGATGTCTCATTATGTGAATCCGCTGCTGGAAACGGGACAGCTGAAAATGACCATACCGGATAAGCCCGGAAGTAAAAATCAGAAGTATTACAGCGATGCGCCGGAGGAACTGAACAGATAAAATGTAAAAGGGAAAGAATAAAAGGAGCCTGTCATGAAAATATATTTCATCCGCCACGGAGCCACCAGAGGCAACCGGGAACATCGGTATGTGGGACGCACCGACGAGGGAATTCCGGAATCCGAAAAAGAACGGCTGAGAGAGAGAGGCAGATTGCTGCCTGAGCCGGAAGGAATGTTTGTCAGTCCAAGCCGCCGCTGTCTGGAAACCGCGCGGGCATTGTTTCCGGAGGTATTCAGCCAGAAGGGGCGGGTCATTGCGGAAACGGATTTGCGGGAAATGGACTTTGGAGAATTTGAATATAAAAATTATCAGGAACTAAATGGAAATCCTGCATATCAGAAATTTCTTGACAGTGGCGGACAGACAGGATTTCCGGGAGGAGAGGAGCCGGATGCATTCCGGCGCCGGTGCCGGGAAGCCTTTTTCCGGTGTATCCGTACCGCACAGGAACATCAATGGGAAACCGTGGGATTTACAGTCCATGGCGGGACGATTATGTCCATTATGGAAGGATTTGCAGAGCCGCCCAGGGGGTATTTTGAGTACCAGGTACAGAATGGCTGCGGATATATCACAGAGCTTGCCATGAAAGCCAGTGATAATCCGGAAAACGCCGCAGAGTTTCCCATAAAAGCCAGTGATAATCCGGAAAATGCCGCAGGGTTTCCCATAAAAGCCGGCAATAAACCGGACGGTTCCACAGGGGAAATTTCAGAATCGCAAAAAGAACGGTTTTCAATCAAACTAACCATAGAGGAGGAAATAAAATGAAGATTATATTTTTGGATGCAAAGACAATTGGAGAAGACATGGACTTATCCGGATACGAAGCATTGGGAGAAGTGGTAAAATATGACTTTTCCACACCTGAAGAAGCCGGTCAGCGGGTAAGGGACGCGGATGTTATTATTGTAAACAAGGTTCCGGTAAATGAACAGACCATCGGGAATGCCAAAAATCTGAAACTGGTATGTGTGGCGGCAACCGGTACTAATAATCTGGACAAAGATTATCTGGATAAACGGGGAATTGCATGGCGCAATGTGGCAGGCTATTCCACCGAATGCGTGACCCAGCATACCTTTGCACTGCTGTTTTACCTGCTGGAACATCTGCCCTATTACGACAAGTATGTAAAATCGGAAAAATACGTGGGAGACCGGATTTTTACTCATTTTGATAAAAAATTTACAGAGCTGGACGGGAAGACATGGGGAATTATCGGCATGGGCGCCATCGGCAGAAGGGTGGCGGAAGCAGCAAAAATTTTTGGCTGCAATGTGATTTACTATTCCACCTCCGGAAAAAATAATCAGCCGGGATACCAGCGGGTGGAACTGGACGAACTGCTGGCAAAATCTGACATAGTATCCGTTCATGCCCCGCTGACGCCGGAAACAGAAGGGCTGATGGATAAAAAGGCTTTTGAAAAAATGAAAAAGTCTGCCATTTTCCTGAACCTGGGGAGAGGCCCCATTGTGGCAGAACAGGATCTGGCAGACGCTTTGAAAAACGGAGAAATTATGGCGGCCGGACTGGATGTGCTTTGTGTGGAACCCATGAGTCCGGAAAATCCCCTGAAAGAAATCAAAGACAGCGGAAAACTGCTGATTACGCCTCATATTGCCTGGGCCAGCGTAGAGGCCAGAACCCGGCTTGTAAATACCATACTGGGCCAGATTCAGGATTTTTTTGTCTTATAGAAAAAAACTATATTGCTGTGAAGCGTTAAAATATGTGGAATTCCAAATTTAACTGGGTATTCCCGCATCAAGACCGCTGTGGTAGGAGTTATTTCCAAGGCTTTTTGACAGCCTGTGAATCCCAAGGGTCTCCGCGGGGGTGAAAGGCCGTTCCTGAAACAGTGCATACAAAGCAGTGAGCGTTTCCCTGTACCGTTCTCCGGCAGCTTCCATCAAATCCGGAAAGGAAGCGTCGGAGAACAGGGAGGGGGCCCAGGGATTGTTCCACAGGCAGTGGCGCAGATTCAGAGGGTCTTTGTGGACAGAAGGTTTTTCATCCGGAATCATGGTGGAAAACAGCGGGTATCCCAGAATCCACTGCTCCAGTTTGCTGATGACAGGCTTTTTCCATCCGGCAGGGTCGTGAAAAAATCTGGTACCAAGCTGAATGGAGCGGATGGCGGCGTGCATGGTAAGACGATGTACAGCAATATGTGGATAAGTCTGAGTGTATACATTATACAGTATCCTGGAAATGGTGCGTATTTCCGCAGGTGAAAGGGAAATTACCCGGTTCTGACGGAAAGCGGCAGGCGGACAGCGTCGGTATAATGCCAGCAGCGTTGTGTCGATTTCTGTTTCCAGGCTCATATGGCGGCCATGGTATCGGTTATTCTTTTCCTGGAATCCGGTTTTCCAGTAGACATAGGGGTGACAGTGGGTATCCAGCAGGTAATGGCCCAGAAAGCCCGCAATATAGGCTTCGGCAATCTGCCGTTCTTTTTTGTCGGAAAACAGCCTGCGGCTGTTCAGCAGATGATGGAGAAAGGAGTTTGGCTGCTCCGTATGGGCCACGGAGCCAATATTGTTTTTATGGATAAGATAGGAAGGCAGGAAATAAAAAAACAGATCGGGCCCCTGCAGCCCCAGGCTGAAAGCAGCATGATTCTGGCGTATGGTCTGTTTCAGAGAATTGGGAGCCATCTGCTTCCAGGTGTTCAGGCCAAACAGATAATGAGTGGTAAATCCAGGCATGATATTGTCCTCCAAATGCGCACTCGTGCGATACGTATTTTTATGTATTAACTGAGACAGGTACAGTTTCTATTATATACAATTTGCCGGGAAAATTACAGACCTGTCATAAGAAACGAAAAAGGGGCGCTCCGTTCATAGCCTGTATTCTGTGCACATACATCCGAGCATGATTCACCTGTCTTACAGGCTATGGCCGGGTGGTTGCTGGTTTTTTATTAAAATCGCAATAATTTATTTACAAAAAACATATAATCCTGTACAATAATAACAATAGGTTATTCCGCTATTTGCCAGAAAAGGAAAATTGTTGGAAAATGTCATGTTATGTGGTTATCAGCTATGGCATATTTGTACAAATCATCCGGAAGCCGGACGTATAAGAGACAGATATGTGCATGTTGAGATAATAATTAACAGGAAAAGGAGAGAAAAAATGGGTAAAGAAATGATTGCAATGCTTCTTGCCGGTGGTCAGGGTTCCCGCCTTTATGCACTGACCCAGAAGCTGGCAAAACCTGCAGTTCCCTTTGGCGGGAAATATCGTATAATTGATTTTCCACTGTCAAACTGTGTGAACTCCGGAATTGATACGGTAGGTATTCTGACACAGTACCAGCCGCTGATTTTGAACGAGTATATTGGAAATGGACAGCCCTGGGACCTGGACCGTCTGTACGGAGGCGTACACGTACTTCCGCCCTATCAGCAGGCATCCGGCTCTGACTGGTATAAAGGAACTGCAAACGCAATATATCAGAATATTTCTTTTATTGACCGCTATGACCCGGAATATGTCATTATTCTTTCCGGTGACCAGATCTGCAAACAGGATTACAGCGATTTCCTTCGGTTCCATAAGGAAAAAGGGGCAGAATTCTCAGTAGCTGTTATGGAGGTACCCTGGGAGGAGGCCTCCAGGTTCGGTCTGATGGTGGCAGATGAGGATGACAAAATTACAGAGTTTCAGGAAAAGCCCAAAGAGCCTAAATCCAATCTGGCTTCTATGGGAATTTATATTTTCAACTGGGATATTCTCAGGAAATATCTTATCGAGGATGAGGAAGACCCCGCTTCGGAAAATGATTTCGGCAATAACATTATCCCCAACCTGCTGAAGGACGGGCGGAAAATGTACGCATATCACTTTAACGGCTACTGGAAAGACGTGGGAACCATTTCTTCTCTCTGGGAAGCAAATATGGAGGTTCTGGACCCGGAACACAGCGGCATTAACCTTTTCGATGAAAAGTGGAAGATTTACAGCCGGAACAGCGGTATGACCGGACATAAAATCAATACGGGCGCCCATGTGGAAAATTCCATGATTACAGACGGGTGCAATATTTCAGGAAATGTGAAGCATTCCATCCTCTTTGCAGGTGTGAAGGTGGAGGAAGGCGCTTATGTGGAAGACGCAGTGGTAATGGGCAATACCATTATCAAAGCAGGCGCTCAGGTAAAACACTGCATCATAGCAGAAAATGTAATTATCGGACAGAATGCTATGGTGGGACAGATGCCGGAAGGCGACGAAGCAGGCGTGGCAACCGTTGGGCCTGGCGTTTATGTAGGCGACGATGCTGTCATCGGACCCAATGCCATGGTCAGTGATAATGTAAAGGATGGTGATAAACAATGACAAATTCCAATAACACAAATGCACTGGGCATTATTTTCCCCAATGCCTATGATGAGCTTGTACCAGAACTGACCAGCGAGCGTCTGATGGCTTCCATTCCTTTTGCAGGACGTTACCGTATGATAGATTTCGTACTGTCCAGTATGGTGAACTGCGGTATTGATAATATTACCGTGCTGGTGCGTGAAAATTATTTCTCATTGCTGGACCACCTCGGTTCCGGACGTGAATGGGATTTGTCCCGTAAGAACGGCGGACTGAATATTTTCCCGCCCTTTGCTCAGAAAAATATGGGTGTTTACACCGGTCGGGTAGGCATGATTGCCAGTATTGTTGGATTTCTGAAATCTCAGAAAGAAAAATATGTGGTGATGTCAGATACCAATATCGCATTTAATTTTGATTTTAAAGCATTGCTGGACGCTCATATTGCAAGTGAGGCGGACGTTACGATTGCATATACGAAGGAAAATCTGCCGGAAAGCATTCTCAAAGCGGACGAACTGAATAAGGGCATGTATTATACCCTTGATTTGGAAGGCGACCGTGTAAAGAGGATACATATCAATTCCCAGGAAACCGGTGCGAAGAATTTCTCCATGAATGTATATGTATTTGAGCGTGAGTATCTGATTAACCTTATCAGCGAAGCATTTAAGAGGGGCAGTACTTATCTGGAGCGTGATATTCTGGTTCCACATCTGGATGAAATGAAAGTAATGGGATACGAGTACAAAGAATATGCTGCACGGATTGACTGTCTGAAAGGTTATTTCGATGCAAATATGAAACTTCTGGATAATGAAAATCTGGAAGCACTGTTTGGCGAGAGCCCCATTTATACAAAAATACGTGACGATAACCCCACCCGCTATGTAAACGGTGCTTCTGCACGGAACGTTATGGTGGCTGACGGTTGCGTTATCGAAGGAGAAATTGAAAACTGCATTCTGTTCCGTGGAGTGAAGATCGGCAAGGGAGCCAAAGTTAAAAATGCAGTCCTGATGCAGGATACTGTCATTGAAGAAGGCGTTCAGGCAGAATACATTATTACAGATAAGAAAGTAAGGGTTTCCGAAGGCAAAGAGCTGAAGGGTACCGATACTTTTCCGATTTTTGTGGCCAAGAAACAGGTAGTTTAAGATTAGATAACAAATGAATGAACCCTGCTGAGTTCCGGAGTGAGATGGAAAATCAGCAGGGTTCTTCTGTTTTGTTACGTTTGTTTGTAACTATTCAGCCTGCAACTGCGCATTTGTTGCGCAGTTAGCAGCCAGTAGTGTAAAACTGCAAGGAATCCGGCCCTTTGCTGAAAGCAAACTTTAAATGGGTCGGATTCCATAACTATGAAGCCGGAAGGCTGAATAGTTACGTTTGTTTCCCAATCTTTGCAGAAATCCTTTACGCGGGGGAATAACAGGGGTATAATTGTATAAAAATAATCATATAATTATTTTTATATGACAAAAGAGGCCATATACATTATGAGAAATGGGAAGGAGATCTGGTCCTTATGCTTGCAGATGCCTTTGTGTAATAATTATAAATGAAGATTTTAGCAGAATGTTGGATAAATGTAAAAAAATTGCAAATGGCGGGAGATTTATTGAATTACGTGTGAATAATTAAAACAGAGAGTGAAATTGACTGAGGGAAGAGTAATATGGAAATACTTTGGAGAAAAAAGTTGGATACAGAAGAATATTCAGCAAGAAAAATAACGATATCAGGTACATTTGGAGTTCACTATGATAAAATACTTTGTTACGAAAGAAATTATGAAACACTTGATAAAGATCAAATAATAGAGTTATTAAAAGACGCCAGGGAGAACAAATGGGATTCTTTAGATCTGTCTAATTGTGGATTGAAAGAATTGCCTGATGAGTTATGGAATTTGCATTCTTTAAAAGTTTTATATTTGGGAAACAGAGCTGAAAAAAATGATCATATAAATACATATCTTGAAATCTCGGAAAAAATAGGAGAGTTAACAAATTTAGAAGCTTTGTCTATTTGCAATATTACCGATGTCCGGATACCTAAAGCATTAAAACAATTACCGCAATTGAGGTATTTAGATTGTTTTGGATGTTGCTTTACAAGTATACCCAATAATTTAATTAATAAAAATATCAGGGCAATTGGTATTGAATGCTCGAATACGAATGAGTTGTCAAAAATTTGCAAAATGAAAAAGTTAGAAGAAATTTTTTTATCAGGCTCTAAAGTTAAAAGTTTACCAATTGAGATGGGAAATTTGACTTCACTTAAAGGATTACATTTGGTAAGGTCGGAAGTTGAAATGATTCCAGAGTCGTTATTGAATTTGAAAGAGCTGAAATTTTTTAATATTGCCATGACTCCTCTTGCAGCTAGCATCCCTGAAGAAATGAAGAAGCAATCGCCTTATAATTTAATATCGTTTATTTGCAGGCAACAAAATCAACAAGAAACGTATTTCTTTAATGAATCTAAAATGATTATTGTAGGGCAGGGGAATGTTGGAAAGAGTTGTTTGCTGGATAGGATTACAAATAATATTTATAAAGAAAAAAAGGATTCAACAGAAGGCATAGATGTAAAAAGATGGGTATATAATAAAAACAAGAAGGAATATACATTAAATATATGGGATTTTGGTGGTCAGGAGATTTATCACTCTACGCATCAGTTTTTTCTAACAAAACGGTCTCTTTATATTTTTGTATGGGATGCCAGAGCAGAAGAAGAATACGGAAGAATAGATTATTGGTTGAAAACGATAGAGAGTTTTGCGGAAGATAGTCCAATAATTATCTGTATAAATAAGTGTGATAAAAATACTACCAGGATTAATAGAATAGATTTTAAGGAATATAAAGAAAAATATCCACAGATACAGGCGATTTTAGATATAAGTTGTAAAGATAATATTAATATAAAAAGATTGAGGACATATATAGTTAAGCATGCAAGTGCTTTGCAGATTACAAAAGAAAAGTGGTTGAAGTCATGGTATGATGTTCGTGAGGAGATAGAGAAAATAAGTGATAAGAAATATATTACATATGATGAGTATAAAAAAATATGTTTTAAGCATAATGCCGGTGTAGAAGAAGGAAAAAGTTTGAGCCAATATTTGCATGATTTAGGCGTTATTTTGCATTATCAGAATGATACCTTTCTAAAAGGTATTGTAATATTGTCGCCAGAGTGGGCAACTTCAGCCGTTTACAAGATATTGGATTCACAGGAAAATGTTCTTCGAAATAGAAATGGTGTTTTAAAAATAAGTGATTTGCCATTAATATGGAAGGATTTTGAATTATACCCTGAAGATAAGCATGTTTTTTTATTAAAGATTATGGAAAAATTTCAATTATGTTATGAACTAAATAAGGAGAGTTATTTAGTGGCTGAACTTTTGGAAAATACTTCAATTGAGTGTCCAGATGGATGGGATTTTAATAATACCTCCTGTATTAGAATACAATATAGTTATGATTTTATACCAGCTGGTATTATGACCAGATTTATAGTCAATATTAATGAATATATTGCAATTATTAATGGCAAATCCATGTGTTGGCGAAAAGGCGTATATTTAATACACAAAACAGCATATGCAAGTGTTATAATGAGAGATTCAATAGCAGAAAAGAAAATTGAAATAAAAGTAAATGCCAGAGAAAATTCCGTTCATGCAAGAGAACTGCTTTATACTATAAGAAAAACTATAGATGAGATTAATTGTGATTTTAAAAAGATTAATGTAGAGGAGTTTGTTCCCTGTAATTGTGAACCGGAATGTCAATATACATTTGCTTATAGTAAGTTATGTAAAGCTCTGGATAAGAAAGTAGAAACTATGCAATGCTATGAGAGTTTTAAACAGGTAAATGTGCTTAAGTTATTGGAAGGAATAGACATAATGAAACCAGAGGAAACAGGTCCTTATTCATATATGAACCATATTACAGTTAAACCTGTTTTTACGAATAATGTTTCTTCGGAAAGTAGTGCAACTCAATCGAATGTTGTTAATATACAGCAGATTAGAAATATTATTATGGAGATACAGGGGGATATTGTTGAAATACAAGAAGATATTTTAGATATAGTGTCTGAAAATGGGCAGGAAGATATAAAAAAGCAGTTTGAAAAAATTAATATGGATTTGGAAAGTATCAGTGAGATAAAAACGCCAGAGGGTATAGTCAAATCGGGAAAACTGAATAAGTTGAAACGTTGGTTGACGGAGTTTTCTGATGAAGGAAGTGAAATAAGAAAAGCATTGTCTGGAGCAAAAATGTCCTTATGATGGTAAAAGAATTAGCAGTTTAAGTTAATGGATTGTTAGAAAAACTGGGGATTAGTTTATTGCCGCCATTTTAAAATAAGAGTAGAAAGAAAGGATAAATTACCATGGCATTTGTAATAAAAGAAGACTATCAGAGAGAAGTGGAAAAACAGAAAAAGGAAGTGCGGGAAATTGTAATAGCGGGTTTGAGGCAGATAAAAAAAGGACAGACAAAAGATTTTAATGTTGTGTGTGATCGT is from Lachnospiraceae bacterium JLR.KK002 and encodes:
- a CDS encoding zinc dependent phospholipase C family protein, whose product is MPGFTTHYLFGLNTWKQMAPNSLKQTIRQNHAAFSLGLQGPDLFFYFLPSYLIHKNNIGSVAHTEQPNSFLHHLLNSRRLFSDKKERQIAEAYIAGFLGHYLLDTHCHPYVYWKTGFQEKNNRYHGRHMSLETEIDTTLLALYRRCPPAAFRQNRVISLSPAEIRTISRILYNVYTQTYPHIAVHRLTMHAAIRSIQLGTRFFHDPAGWKKPVISKLEQWILGYPLFSTMIPDEKPSVHKDPLNLRHCLWNNPWAPSLFSDASFPDLMEAAGERYRETLTALYALFQERPFTPAETLGIHRLSKSLGNNSYHSGLDAGIPS
- a CDS encoding glucose-1-phosphate adenylyltransferase, translated to MGKEMIAMLLAGGQGSRLYALTQKLAKPAVPFGGKYRIIDFPLSNCVNSGIDTVGILTQYQPLILNEYIGNGQPWDLDRLYGGVHVLPPYQQASGSDWYKGTANAIYQNISFIDRYDPEYVIILSGDQICKQDYSDFLRFHKEKGAEFSVAVMEVPWEEASRFGLMVADEDDKITEFQEKPKEPKSNLASMGIYIFNWDILRKYLIEDEEDPASENDFGNNIIPNLLKDGRKMYAYHFNGYWKDVGTISSLWEANMEVLDPEHSGINLFDEKWKIYSRNSGMTGHKINTGAHVENSMITDGCNISGNVKHSILFAGVKVEEGAYVEDAVVMGNTIIKAGAQVKHCIIAENVIIGQNAMVGQMPEGDEAGVATVGPGVYVGDDAVIGPNAMVSDNVKDGDKQ
- the glgD gene encoding glucose-1-phosphate adenylyltransferase subunit GlgD: MTNSNNTNALGIIFPNAYDELVPELTSERLMASIPFAGRYRMIDFVLSSMVNCGIDNITVLVRENYFSLLDHLGSGREWDLSRKNGGLNIFPPFAQKNMGVYTGRVGMIASIVGFLKSQKEKYVVMSDTNIAFNFDFKALLDAHIASEADVTIAYTKENLPESILKADELNKGMYYTLDLEGDRVKRIHINSQETGAKNFSMNVYVFEREYLINLISEAFKRGSTYLERDILVPHLDEMKVMGYEYKEYAARIDCLKGYFDANMKLLDNENLEALFGESPIYTKIRDDNPTRYVNGASARNVMVADGCVIEGEIENCILFRGVKIGKGAKVKNAVLMQDTVIEEGVQAEYIITDKKVRVSEGKELKGTDTFPIFVAKKQVV
- a CDS encoding COR domain-containing protein, which translates into the protein MDTEEYSARKITISGTFGVHYDKILCYERNYETLDKDQIIELLKDARENKWDSLDLSNCGLKELPDELWNLHSLKVLYLGNRAEKNDHINTYLEISEKIGELTNLEALSICNITDVRIPKALKQLPQLRYLDCFGCCFTSIPNNLINKNIRAIGIECSNTNELSKICKMKKLEEIFLSGSKVKSLPIEMGNLTSLKGLHLVRSEVEMIPESLLNLKELKFFNIAMTPLAASIPEEMKKQSPYNLISFICRQQNQQETYFFNESKMIIVGQGNVGKSCLLDRITNNIYKEKKDSTEGIDVKRWVYNKNKKEYTLNIWDFGGQEIYHSTHQFFLTKRSLYIFVWDARAEEEYGRIDYWLKTIESFAEDSPIIICINKCDKNTTRINRIDFKEYKEKYPQIQAILDISCKDNINIKRLRTYIVKHASALQITKEKWLKSWYDVREEIEKISDKKYITYDEYKKICFKHNAGVEEGKSLSQYLHDLGVILHYQNDTFLKGIVILSPEWATSAVYKILDSQENVLRNRNGVLKISDLPLIWKDFELYPEDKHVFLLKIMEKFQLCYELNKESYLVAELLENTSIECPDGWDFNNTSCIRIQYSYDFIPAGIMTRFIVNINEYIAIINGKSMCWRKGVYLIHKTAYASVIMRDSIAEKKIEIKVNARENSVHARELLYTIRKTIDEINCDFKKINVEEFVPCNCEPECQYTFAYSKLCKALDKKVETMQCYESFKQVNVLKLLEGIDIMKPEETGPYSYMNHITVKPVFTNNVSSESSATQSNVVNIQQIRNIIMEIQGDIVEIQEDILDIVSENGQEDIKKQFEKINMDLESISEIKTPEGIVKSGKLNKLKRWLTEFSDEGSEIRKALSGAKMSL